From the genome of Myxococcales bacterium:
GACAAGCGACCACCCACGTGGTGGCCTTCGTGGAGGGCGACCCTGTCTCCCTGAGCCCGTAGTGTGTCGACCGCAGCCTGCATCCAGCACGTTGGCGTCGACGATGACGACGGAAGGGCGCCGGGGAAGATATTGGTCGGGTCGGAGCGGGGTAGCCCGTCGAGGGCAGCGTCAGCCCTCCGTCGAGCGACGCCTTCGTAGAGGAATCAAGTCGCCGGGTGCGCGACTCCAATCGTAGAGGCCCCCGCGGGCCGCGAGCTTCTCGGCACGAAAGCCAACCTGCGCGAGCGCCGTGGCGAGACCCACCTCGAGGATGGGGGCACTCTCACGGTGCCTGCCGCCGGTGTCCCCGTAGAAGCGGCCGAGAGGATCGATCATGGCGTAGGAGTCCGTCATGGCTTCGTTGTCTTCGACCACCGGGTCGAGGCCGCGGGCCCGGGGACGTGCGACGAAGGTCCGGAATTGTGTCGAGTCGATGAGGAGGTCGTCCACCGAGCCATCGTTCTGGCCGGCGACGTAGAGCACCTGGAAGACCTTCCACCGGGCCGGCCGCAGGAGCTCGACCAGCTCCGTCATGTCCTCGTTCCAGGTGAGGCGAGTGACCACCGTGTTGAGCTTGACCGCAATGCCGCGCGCGTGAGCCTTCTCGACGAGCGCCACCGTCTTGCGCACGTGCCCTCCGGTCCCTCGCCCGAGCGCCGCCTGGACATCCTCCTTCCCCGAGTCGACCGAGAATCCCACCCAGTCGAGGTCGGATGGCTGACGATCCAAGACCTCGGCGAGCCGTGCTCCGTTCGTCACCACGCACGTCGTGAAGCCGAGGCGTCGCGATTCGGCGAGGAGCGCACCGAAGTGCGGGTGCAAGGTTGGTTCGCCCCCCGCGAACGTGAGCTTCTCGCAGCCCGCCTCGCGCAGCAGCGCCATGAGCCGGAAGGCATCGTCCACGGGGAGGTAGCCGCGCACGTCACGGAAGGTGGCGAAACAGAAGCGGCAGCGGAGGTTGCACGGCTTGAAGATGTGGAAGTTCACGGCCGCAGGTACGGCGACTCGATGCGGAGTCGCCTCGTGATCGACGGTGGGCTCGGTACCTTGCAAGGTTGCTTTCGTGGACGGGGCCATGGGGGCTCGCTTTCATCGGGCATGGGTCGCCCGTGTCGGGGGCATTTCGGACAAAGGGGGGGGGCGCGCGCCGTCTCCTGGACGGCGCGTAGTGTCGAGGGCGTCGCGCTGTAGGCGCGCGCGGGTGCCGTGGCGCTCGGTTCGGCGCGAGCACGTCGCGTCGAAGACCGTCCGCGCCGCGGTCACGCGGGCTCGTCAGCCGGCACACGGCGGCACCACCCTCCCTACGCAGGCAGGGAGGCAGCGCTCAGGTGGGCTCGGAGCGTTGGGAGAGTCGCGGGGACGTCTTTAGAGATTCGTGTATTCGGCGGCGGCGTGGGCGGCCTCGTCGCCGAGGATGACGCGCAGCTTGTCTTCGGCGGCGCTCAGGTAGCGTTTTACGGTCGCGAGGCTCACGTCCAAGGCGGCCGCCGTCTCTTCGAGCGAGAGCTCCTCGCCGTGCCGGAGCTCGAAGGCCATTTGGTGGTCGGCCGGGAGCTCGTGGAGCGCGCGAAGCAGGCGCGATCGACTGTCGATGCGCGTCGAGAGTGACGGACCGGTGTCGAGGACGGTGTGCACCTCGCTGTCAAAAGGGTGGAACCGCGGTGCTTCTCGTAGTGCTTGAGCACCTGAAGGCGCGCGATTCCCCACAGGTAGGCGCGCGGTCCCGAGGTCGCCCGCGTGCGACCCTCGACGAACGCGAGCATCGTCGCCTGGACGAGGTCGAGCACGTCGGCTTCCGGCACCTTCGTGTGAAAGAAGCGCCGGAGCTTCGGCCATTCGTCTCGGATGAGCCTCTCGAGCTCCTGCTCTCGCGTCGTCGTCATCGCGTCCTCCGGCGGTCATGTCCGACCGAGGGGTCGAAACGGCTCAAGGTTTCTCTCCTGCCACGTTGATTCTTGCCAGGACAGGGGGGCGTCCCGGATAGGTGACGGCGAGCGTGCCGGAAGGGACCCCCTTCCGGAGCGCTTCGGTGGCTTCGGGACCTTCGACGTCGAGGGCGAGCGACAGGTGCGGTGCGTCAGCGAGCCCTTCGACGGCCAACGCCCCATGATCGACCACGAAACGTGGGATCCCTGGGGAGGCGCAGTTCTTGGAGGGGGCGTTCGCGTGCCTCACGAGAGTCACGGTCGGCGCGCAAGGCTCGCGGTGCGCCAGCGAAAGCCAGTAGCATCCTGGAAAGAACCGTGGACCCTCGAGCGCTTGAACGTAGGCGCGTGACGTGCGGGTCGGCTTGCAGGCCGATGCCGCGGGCGGGGTGACCAGGGCAGGGGAGCTGGATGCGGCTGCCGCCGAGGCGTCCACGACGGGAGCCTCGGCATCCGCTTCGGAACGGAACGGGAGCATGGCACGCTGCAGGTGTTGCATCGTTCCGTCGAGATCGACCTGAAGGGCTCCGGTGGCGACCAGCGCAAACGCTACGGCCGCGACGAGGCCCGCCGCGAAGAGGCGAAGCGGCCAGCGCGACGCAGCGATAGGGGCCTTCGCGAGCGCGGCGAGGAGCGTCGACATGTCCGGAAACCGGTGTTCGGGCTCGGCGGACGTGGCGCGTCGCAGAGCGTTCCACAAGGGGCGCGAGAGCCAATCCGGGCGATCTCCCGTGGGCAGGGTGGGCTCCCCCGTCAGCGCCTCTACGAGGGAGAGCGCGAATGCGTACTGGTCCGAGGCCGCCGTGGAGATCCCGCGGAGGGCCTCGGGCGCC
Proteins encoded in this window:
- a CDS encoding serine/threonine protein kinase encodes the protein MDALSALETALGADLLRTDLLGAARPVLDSRYHVQRFLGRGASGVVVAAFDRRLDRTVALKLSLATGSGTGMLTEARALARLDHPHVVRVHDVAVVSATFDGRAFRLWLVSMQLIQGATVRAWLAGGERSVAEIVRVYLEAGAGLAAAHKQRFVHRDFKPDNVLVREDGVAQVLDFGLAIASPRTGSPSHPRLAAGTEPYMAPEALRGISTAASDQYAFALSLVEALTGEPTLPTGDRPDWLSRPLWNALRRATSAEPEHRFPDMSTLLAALAKAPIAASRWPLRLFAAGLVAAVAFALVATGALQVDLDGTMQHLQRAMLPFRSEADAEAPVVDASAAAASSSPALVTPPAASACKPTRTSRAYVQALEGPRFFPGCYWLSLAHREPCAPTVTLVRHANAPSKNCASPGIPRFVVDHGALAVEGLADAPHLSLALDVEGPEATEALRKGVPSGTLAVTYPGRPPVLARINVAGEKP
- a CDS encoding radical SAM protein → MAPSTKATLQGTEPTVDHEATPHRVAVPAAVNFHIFKPCNLRCRFCFATFRDVRGYLPVDDAFRLMALLREAGCEKLTFAGGEPTLHPHFGALLAESRRLGFTTCVVTNGARLAEVLDRQPSDLDWVGFSVDSGKEDVQAALGRGTGGHVRKTVALVEKAHARGIAVKLNTVVTRLTWNEDMTELVELLRPARWKVFQVLYVAGQNDGSVDDLLIDSTQFRTFVARPRARGLDPVVEDNEAMTDSYAMIDPLGRFYGDTGGRHRESAPILEVGLATALAQVGFRAEKLAARGGLYDWSRAPGDLIPLRRRRSTEG
- a CDS encoding sigma-70 family RNA polymerase sigma factor: MTTTREQELERLIRDEWPKLRRFFHTKVPEADVLDLVQATMLAFVEGRTRATSGPRAYLWGIARLQVLKHYEKHRGSTLLTARCTPSSTPVRHSRRASTVDRACFARSTSSRPTTKWPSSSGTARSSRSKRRRPPWT